TATTAAGCTTGTTTTTATCTACATAAGGCCAGTTAAATAAAATTCCATAATCGCCACCGGAGGTGATATGGTAATGACCTGCCAGGCGGCTGCCATTGGGCAGCTGAATAACGGCATCGATGATGGGGGTGCTGAAGTTAAGCTGAAAATGAAGCAGGCGGCCGGTATTTCCTATGGGGGTATTGCCCGACTTGTACAGCACGAGCAGCCTTTGCTGATGATCGATTTTAACGATATAATTTTTCAGCAGCGCTATCCCGATAATACCATCGATCTGCCCCAGGTTGTGCAGGTCTTCCAGATATACTTTCACATATGGCATGCGTAACTCTTTCAGATAAAGCGCATTAAGCGTGGCAACGCCCGTTTTGGCCATTGCATTGTTGGTGCCGGTCAGGTAAGATTCCCCTGAATTTTTGAGCTGCAGTTTTGAAGCAGTCGCCATATTCAGGATGGTTACCTCTGCTCCGCTGTCGAAAATAAAATGCAGGGTATCCGTGCTGCCGGATACGACCACGGGAATCACCACGTGCTTGTCGACCAGTTGAAAAGGAATGACCGCTACAGGTTTATGCCTGCCTGTTTCCTCTGCCACCTGTTTTTTCTTCTGGGCAAAGGCAGGGATGAGGGCAAAACAGGTGATCACGGTTACTGTCCATAAGAAACGCCACATGACACAAATAACGTCAAAGTATACTTTTTATTGGCAATCTTTTCAGTAACAATTCGTTATCGCGACTGATCAGACAAACGGCCCTGGTGCCGATGTTTTTCAGGATTTCGCGGAAAAGCTGGAGATTAGGCCCCATGTTATTATTGATCGCCAGAATGATATCTCCTTTTTTGAAGCCTGCTTTTTCAGCGGGAGAGCCTTTGATAATATCTGTCACTTCTACCCTGCCGTTGATAAGATAAATAATAAGACCGGTGTAGGAATAATCGAACATATCCCTGAAATGCGTATTGGGCAGCAGGTATATCTCTTTCCGGCCGTAGTTGAGCGTGATATTGAAGCGTCGCAACAGGTCGTTGCCGATCATCCCGCCCAGGAACGGATAGGCGGTCACGTTACTTTTATCATCGAAGATATAGGTAGGTACATTACGAAAATTATAGTTACCGACGCGGAAGTCGGGGATCGTTGTAAGCGACATACTCATTTTACCACCCAGGCCCTGGGCTTCGGTTTGTATTATTTTCCGGCCGCGCCTTTTTTTGCGTTCGAGCACGCTGCTGTCGTTGACAAACTGCTGGGAAAGGAGCAGGCACATACCGGCACCGGTATCAAAGTAGTAGCGGTTGGTGATGGTACGTACGGAATTTCTCAACGGGGCGGCAATCAGCGGGATCTGGGTGAGGGAGGGACGCAGCAGCATGCCGCCTCTCGGGTAATTGAAGTCTCCTTTTGAATAGATGAGGATCTCTTCGGCATCATAATCTATCGTTACAATATAGCGGCTCAGGAGGCTGAATCCGATAATACCATCTACCTGTATACCGTACACCTGGCTGATCAGTTCATAATCGTTGATATGAAAATTGAGGCTGTCTACCGTTAAGCCGGGAAGTTTCAGGCTGTGATGGCGGGCGTATGATACCGGTTTTGAACTACCGAGTCCTTTGATGATGATATCAGAGGGCTCCATGTGGATGCCGAGCCGCAGG
The genomic region above belongs to Chitinophaga sp. 180180018-3 and contains:
- a CDS encoding retropepsin-like aspartic protease, which gives rise to MWRFLWTVTVITCFALIPAFAQKKKQVAEETGRHKPVAVIPFQLVDKHVVIPVVVSGSTDTLHFIFDSGAEVTILNMATASKLQLKNSGESYLTGTNNAMAKTGVATLNALYLKELRMPYVKVYLEDLHNLGQIDGIIGIALLKNYIVKIDHQQRLLVLYKSGNTPIGNTGRLLHFQLNFSTPIIDAVIQLPNGSRLAGHYHITSGGDYGILFNWPYVDKNKLNTLLPTINTDRVQDMLKVLYYINSSISLLEVGGYSIKNVPVSYSKDIDDLGVFTEVAGSIGYDVWKDYNLTINYDKRELYLESF
- a CDS encoding aspartyl protease family protein, coding for MLKAILLHFILLLAVTGISARALAGNATFEKDTTRASVLLTRFHFKQYYGGVVVVQALVSNYPDTLQFILDTGSAGISLDTTTCLRLGIHMEPSDIIIKGLGSSKPVSYARHHSLKLPGLTVDSLNFHINDYELISQVYGIQVDGIIGFSLLSRYIVTIDYDAEEILIYSKGDFNYPRGGMLLRPSLTQIPLIAAPLRNSVRTITNRYYFDTGAGMCLLLSQQFVNDSSVLERKKRRGRKIIQTEAQGLGGKMSMSLTTIPDFRVGNYNFRNVPTYIFDDKSNVTAYPFLGGMIGNDLLRRFNITLNYGRKEIYLLPNTHFRDMFDYSYTGLIIYLINGRVEVTDIIKGSPAEKAGFKKGDIILAINNNMGPNLQLFREILKNIGTRAVCLISRDNELLLKRLPIKSIL